A genomic stretch from Poecilia reticulata strain Guanapo linkage group LG20, Guppy_female_1.0+MT, whole genome shotgun sequence includes:
- the LOC103456914 gene encoding uracil nucleotide/cysteinyl leukotriene receptor produces MTQANISMGNETNRLPPWDIILALFYMLIFIIAVPGNSLALWAFCHQKSTSPSKVFLRNLAIADICYVLILPMRIVYHLSGSHWPFGDILCRLSGFLFYVNMYCSLYLMSFISLDRLLAVTLPLRSQVVRKPLHAHIGVTILWVIVIVAMIPNLFSQKNQNNMANNCSMLYLEGKSAKALISTIVAFLIPFTTIVITSLVILLKLRNLKQQEERPVKDKAMKMIVLVVLNFMFAFVPYHVCRVIYSQSKAERLESLSLKRANQITSALSCISGVLDPVMYFFLNRVYRNTFLHLFFKTRRPSL; encoded by the coding sequence ATGACACAGGCAAATATTTCCATGGGGAATGAGACCAACAGATTACCTCCGTGGGATATTATCCTCGCCTTGTTTTACATGTTGATCTTCATCATTGCTGTGCCTGGGAACTCCTTGGCATTGTGGGCATTCTGTCATCAGAAGAGCACTTCACCCTCCAAGGTCTTCCTGAGAAATTTGGCTATTGCAGACATCTGCTATGTCCTTATTTTACCTATGCGTATAGTTTACCACCTGTCTGGCAGCCACTGGCCCTTTGGAGACATCCTCTGTCGACTGTCAGGATTTCTATTTTACGTGAACATGTACTGTAGCCTCTACCTGATGAGTTTCATCAGCCTGGACAGATTGCTAGCTGTGACTTTACCTCTAAGGTCCCAGGTGGTAAGGAAGCCTTTGCATGCACATATAGGCGTGACCATACTGTGGGTGATAGTCATTGTGGCTATGATTCCAAATCTTTTCTcgcaaaaaaaccaaaacaacatggCTAACAACTGCAGCATGCTGTACCTTGAAGGAAAATCAGCCAAAGCTTTGATCTCCACCATAGTTGCTTTTTTAATTCCCTTCACCACCATAGTTATCACCTCCCTAGTGATTCTCTTAAAGCTGAGGAACCTGAAACAACAAGAAGAGCGTCCAGTGAAAGACAAAGCTATGAAAATGATCGTACTCGTTGTGCTAAACttcatgtttgcatttgttcCCTATCACGTGTGCAGGGTGATATACAGTCAAAGTAAAGCTGAAAGGTTGGAGTCGCTGTCATTGAAAAGAGCCAATCAGATCACATCTGCACTGAGCTGCATCAGCGGCGTACTGGACCCCGTCATGTATTTCTTTTTGAACCGAGTTTACAGGAATACATTTCTTCATCTGTTCTTTAAAACTCGGAGACCTTCTCTGTAA
- the nphp3 gene encoding nephrocystin-3 isoform X2, with protein sequence MGTASSLVNPGEVIEDGYGGEGGEACEIPVEVKPKARLLRSSFRRGPRVIGASFKSTGSVDLEYAAEYERLRKEYEIFRVSKNNEITSMQKKEAKLDEENKRLRAELQALQKTYQKILREKEAALETKYQAMERAATFEHDRDKVKRQFKIFRETKEKEIQDLLRAKRDLEAKLQQLQTQGIHIFSPNDSDSDDNQTTVTAVGTQCEYWSGGVLGSEPSMGSMMQLQQTFRGPEFAHSLIDVEGPFANVSRDDWDAAVASLLQVSPHVPQALWSNTVRCYLISTQDTKAEMEIFIKKHSAVLRRMCEGLGHFYLNVYFPEENAASYAMVRRQEIERSSICVLLLKSTVTSSVVEDCEEAFVKNPDGHPLVLYLRTEEDRGLTGPIRQLLERVNAADKGAKVKVVDHSSSAEEGASLIYAQLEKVIKQELLGFEGGDDDSKDAAIDEGREEDLGDVLWDLHDEQEQIESYQQACSSTTSQLGFQKYIDRLNDMIAAPPPTPPLLVSGGPGSGKSLLLSKWIELQQKQSPNTLFLYHFVGRPLSISSEPVLIIKRLTVKLLQHFWSISGLSMDPSKILEEFPRWLERLSARHQGNIIIIIDSVDQIKQAERHMKWLIDPLPVNVRVVVSVNVETCPQAWRLWPTLHLDPLSAREVKSVVSAECQTTDFRLTKDQEKKLERHCRSASTCNALYVTLLARMITSFQSGWSSEKSLEQCLQCQDTLSLYRLALKMMLKFLNTDKERHMMKEMLCLVFSSHNGVSESEALDLFPELEWAALSSLLYHLNRLCIVTLRCGLIRFQHLQACEAVRLEFLGGGNGCASYREKLIHYFNQQLSQDCVTWRVADELPWLFQQQEDKAKLQLSLLNLFVSQNLYKRGHFSELLAYWQYVGKDKSSMATEYFDSLKRYEKSCESEDSMTKLANLYETLGRFLKDLGLPSQAVAPLQRSLEIRETALDPDHPSVARSLHQLAGVYVQWKKYGNAEQLYKQALEISENAYGAEHVAVAQELESLAMLYQKQNKYEQAEKLRKRSVRIRQKTARQKVWIHVVEA encoded by the exons ATGGGCACCGCATCCTCTTTGGTCAATCCAGGAGAGGTGATCGAGGATGGATATGGCGGTGAGGGAGGGGAAGCATGTGAGATACCCGTTGAAGTTAAGCCCAAAGCCCGACTCCTTCGCAGCTCCTTCCGCCGTGGACCTCGAGTTATCGGGGCCAGCTTCAAATCCACGGGCTCCGTGGACCTGGAGTATGCTGCAGAGTACGAGAGACTTCGCAAGGAGTATGAAATCTTTCGCGTCAGCAAAAATAACGAGATCACATCCATGCAAAAGAAGGAGGCCAAATTGGACGAGGAGAACAAGAGGTTAAGAGCCGAGCTGCAG GCTCTTCAGAAAACCTACCAGAAGATTCTCAGAGAGAAAGAGGCTGCTCTTGAGACAAAGTACCAAGCTATGGAGAGGGCTGCCACATTTGAGCATGACAGGGACAAAGTAAAACGGCAGTTTAAG attttccGAGAGACGAAAGAGAAAGAGATACAAGATCTGTTGCGTGCAAAGAGAGATCTGGAGGCCAAACTGCAACAGTTGCAGACTCAGGGTATCCACATTTTTAGCCCCAATGACTCTGACTCAGATGATAATCAAACCACTGTGACTG CTGTAGGAACTCAGTGTGAATACTGGTCTGGTGGGGTGCTGGGAAGCGAACCTTCTATGGGTAGCAtgatgcagctgcagcagacatTCAGAGGACCGGAGTTTGCACACAGTTTAATAGATGTGGAAGGACCCTTTGCAAATGTCAGCAGAG aTGACTGGGATGCTGCGGTGGCCAGTCTACTTCAAGTGTCACCTCACGTGCCCCAGGCCTTGTGGAGTAACACCGTGCGCTGCTACCTAATCTCCACACAAGATACCAAAGCAGAGATGGAGATCTTTATCAAG AAACACTCTGCGGTGTTACGGAGAATGTGTGAGGGTCTGGGCCATTTCTACCTAAACGTTTACTTCCCAGAGGAGAATGCTGCTTCATATGCTATGGTGCGGAGGCAGGAGATCGAGCGGAGTTCAATATGTGTGCTTCTTCTCAAATCCACCGTTACAAG CTCCGTGGTGGAAGATTGTGAGGAGGCTTTTGTTAAAAACCCAGATGGACATCCGCTGGTGCTGTACCTCAGGACTGAAGAGGACAGGGGTTTGACTGGACCCATCAGGCAGCTGTTGGAAAGGGTTAATGCAGCAGACAAGGGTGCCAAAGTCAAG GTGGTGGATCACAGCAGCTCTGCAGAAGAAGGGGCTAGCCTGATTTATGCTCAGCTAGAGAAAGTCATCAAACAG GAATTGTTGGGTTTTGAAGGAGGAGACGATGACTCCAAGGACGCCGCCATAGACGAGGGCCGTGAGGAAGACCTGGGAGACGTGCTTTGGGATCTGCATGACGAACAGGAGCAGATCGAGTCCTACCAACAGGCTTGCAGCAGCACCACCTCCCAATTAGGTTTCCAAAAG TATATAGATCGTTTAAACGACATGATAGCTGCCCCGCCCCCCACCCCGCCTCTGCTGGTGTCCGGGGGTCCAGGTTCAGGAAAGTCTCTCTTGCTTTCCAAATG gattgagctgcagcagaagcaaTCCCCCAACACTTTGTTCCTTTATCATTTTGTCGGCCGCCCACTTTCCATAAGCTCTGAGCCAGTTCTCATTATCAAACGCCTCACAGTGAAG TTGCTGCAGCACTTTTGGTCCATTTCTGGTTTATCCATGGATCCCAGTAAGATTTTGGAAGAGTTTCCTCGCTGGCTGGAGAGACTATCTGCACGGCACCAAGGGAACATCATCATTATCATTGACTCCGTCGACCAAATAAAG cAAGCAGAAAGACACATGAAGTGGCTGATCGACCCTCTTCCCGTAAATGTCAGAGTGGTTGTGTCTGTCAATGTGGAGACGTGTCCTCAGGCGTGGAG GTTGTGGCCCACACTTCACTTGGACCCACTTAGTGCCAGAGAAGTCAAGAGTGTAGTCAGTGCAGAGTGTCAAACCACGGATTTCAGGCTCACCAAGGATCAG GAGAAAAAGCTGGAAAGGCACTGCCGCTCTGCATCGACGTGCAACGCGTTATATGTCACACTGTTGGCAAGGATGATCACCAG TTTTCAATCTGGCTGGTCCTCGGAGAAGAGCTTGGAGCAGTGTCTGCAGTGTCAGGACACCTTGTCTCTGTACCGCCTGGCGCTTAAAATGATGTTAAAGTTCCTCAACACAGACAAAGAGAGACACATGATGAAAGAG atGCTGTGCcttgtattttccagccacaacGGAGTGAGCGAATCGGAGGCATTAGATCTTTTCCCAGAGCTAGAGTGGGCCGCTCTGTCCTCTCTGCTCTACCACCTGAACAGACTCTGCATTGTGACTCTCCGCTGTGGACTCATCAGGTTTCAGCACCTGCAG GCTTGTGAAGCTGTGAGGCTGGAGTTCCTAGGTGGAGGAAATGGCTGTGCTTCTTACAGAGAGAAACTAATCCATTActtcaaccagcagctcag CCAGGACTGCGTCACATGGCGAGTTGCAGATGAGCTTCCCTGGCTGTtccagcagcaggaggacaAAGCCAAACTTCAGCTCAGTCTTTTGAACCTCTTTGTCTCCCAAAACCTTTACAAGAG GGGTCATTTCTCTGAGTTGCTGGCTTATTGGCAGTATGTGGGCAAAGACAAAAGCTCCATGGCAACTGAGTACTTTGACTCCCTAAAACGTTACGAGAAGAGCTGTGAAAGCGAGGACAGTATGACAAAGCTTGCAAACCTTTACGAAACTTTAGGTCGGTTTCTCAAAGACCTGGGCCTGCCGAGTCAG gCTGTTGCTCCTTTGCAAAGGTCTCTTGAGATCAGAGAGACAGCCCTGGACCCTGACCATCCCAGTGTCGCACGCTCTCTGCACCAGCTGGCAGGAGTCTATGTCCAGTGGAAGAAGTATGGGAATGCCGAACAGCTGTACAAGCAAGCACTCGAGATAAGCGAGAACGCCTACGGCGCTGAGCATGTTGCTGTGGCACAGGAGCTGGAGTCGCTCGCCATGCTCTACCAGAAGCAaaacaa GTATGAACAAGCTGAGAAACTCAGGAAGAGGTCAGTAAGGATTCGGCAAAAGACAGCGCGACAAAAAG TATGGATTCACGTTGTTGAGGCGTAG
- the nphp3 gene encoding nephrocystin-3 isoform X1, with product MGTASSLVNPGEVIEDGYGGEGGEACEIPVEVKPKARLLRSSFRRGPRVIGASFKSTGSVDLEYAAEYERLRKEYEIFRVSKNNEITSMQKKEAKLDEENKRLRAELQALQKTYQKILREKEAALETKYQAMERAATFEHDRDKVKRQFKIFRETKEKEIQDLLRAKRDLEAKLQQLQTQGIHIFSPNDSDSDDNQTTVTAVGTQCEYWSGGVLGSEPSMGSMMQLQQTFRGPEFAHSLIDVEGPFANVSRDDWDAAVASLLQVSPHVPQALWSNTVRCYLISTQDTKAEMEIFIKKHSAVLRRMCEGLGHFYLNVYFPEENAASYAMVRRQEIERSSICVLLLKSTVTSSVVEDCEEAFVKNPDGHPLVLYLRTEEDRGLTGPIRQLLERVNAADKGAKVKVVDHSSSAEEGASLIYAQLEKVIKQELLGFEGGDDDSKDAAIDEGREEDLGDVLWDLHDEQEQIESYQQACSSTTSQLGFQKYIDRLNDMIAAPPPTPPLLVSGGPGSGKSLLLSKWIELQQKQSPNTLFLYHFVGRPLSISSEPVLIIKRLTVKLLQHFWSISGLSMDPSKILEEFPRWLERLSARHQGNIIIIIDSVDQIKQAERHMKWLIDPLPVNVRVVVSVNVETCPQAWRLWPTLHLDPLSAREVKSVVSAECQTTDFRLTKDQEKKLERHCRSASTCNALYVTLLARMITSFQSGWSSEKSLEQCLQCQDTLSLYRLALKMMLKFLNTDKERHMMKEMLCLVFSSHNGVSESEALDLFPELEWAALSSLLYHLNRLCIVTLRCGLIRFQHLQACEAVRLEFLGGGNGCASYREKLIHYFNQQLSQDCVTWRVADELPWLFQQQEDKAKLQLSLLNLFVSQNLYKRGHFSELLAYWQYVGKDKSSMATEYFDSLKRYEKSCESEDSMTKLANLYETLGRFLKDLGLPSQAVAPLQRSLEIRETALDPDHPSVARSLHQLAGVYVQWKKYGNAEQLYKQALEISENAYGAEHVAVAQELESLAMLYQKQNKYEQAEKLRKRSVRIRQKTARQKGQMYGFTLLRRRALQLEELTLGKDSADCAKTLNELGVLYYLQNNLDAAKVFLTRSLEMRQRVLGPDHPDCAQSLNNLAALHTERREYETAEDMYERALEIRRKALSPDHPSLAYTVKHLAMLYKRRGKLEKAVPLYELSLEIREKSFGPKHPSVATALVNLAVLYCQLKKHNEALPLYERALKVYEDSLGRSHPRVGETLKNLAVLSYEEGDFERAAELYKRAMEIKEAEPSLVCGNAPSHHSSSGDTFSLKTPAPQPHAAR from the exons ATGGGCACCGCATCCTCTTTGGTCAATCCAGGAGAGGTGATCGAGGATGGATATGGCGGTGAGGGAGGGGAAGCATGTGAGATACCCGTTGAAGTTAAGCCCAAAGCCCGACTCCTTCGCAGCTCCTTCCGCCGTGGACCTCGAGTTATCGGGGCCAGCTTCAAATCCACGGGCTCCGTGGACCTGGAGTATGCTGCAGAGTACGAGAGACTTCGCAAGGAGTATGAAATCTTTCGCGTCAGCAAAAATAACGAGATCACATCCATGCAAAAGAAGGAGGCCAAATTGGACGAGGAGAACAAGAGGTTAAGAGCCGAGCTGCAG GCTCTTCAGAAAACCTACCAGAAGATTCTCAGAGAGAAAGAGGCTGCTCTTGAGACAAAGTACCAAGCTATGGAGAGGGCTGCCACATTTGAGCATGACAGGGACAAAGTAAAACGGCAGTTTAAG attttccGAGAGACGAAAGAGAAAGAGATACAAGATCTGTTGCGTGCAAAGAGAGATCTGGAGGCCAAACTGCAACAGTTGCAGACTCAGGGTATCCACATTTTTAGCCCCAATGACTCTGACTCAGATGATAATCAAACCACTGTGACTG CTGTAGGAACTCAGTGTGAATACTGGTCTGGTGGGGTGCTGGGAAGCGAACCTTCTATGGGTAGCAtgatgcagctgcagcagacatTCAGAGGACCGGAGTTTGCACACAGTTTAATAGATGTGGAAGGACCCTTTGCAAATGTCAGCAGAG aTGACTGGGATGCTGCGGTGGCCAGTCTACTTCAAGTGTCACCTCACGTGCCCCAGGCCTTGTGGAGTAACACCGTGCGCTGCTACCTAATCTCCACACAAGATACCAAAGCAGAGATGGAGATCTTTATCAAG AAACACTCTGCGGTGTTACGGAGAATGTGTGAGGGTCTGGGCCATTTCTACCTAAACGTTTACTTCCCAGAGGAGAATGCTGCTTCATATGCTATGGTGCGGAGGCAGGAGATCGAGCGGAGTTCAATATGTGTGCTTCTTCTCAAATCCACCGTTACAAG CTCCGTGGTGGAAGATTGTGAGGAGGCTTTTGTTAAAAACCCAGATGGACATCCGCTGGTGCTGTACCTCAGGACTGAAGAGGACAGGGGTTTGACTGGACCCATCAGGCAGCTGTTGGAAAGGGTTAATGCAGCAGACAAGGGTGCCAAAGTCAAG GTGGTGGATCACAGCAGCTCTGCAGAAGAAGGGGCTAGCCTGATTTATGCTCAGCTAGAGAAAGTCATCAAACAG GAATTGTTGGGTTTTGAAGGAGGAGACGATGACTCCAAGGACGCCGCCATAGACGAGGGCCGTGAGGAAGACCTGGGAGACGTGCTTTGGGATCTGCATGACGAACAGGAGCAGATCGAGTCCTACCAACAGGCTTGCAGCAGCACCACCTCCCAATTAGGTTTCCAAAAG TATATAGATCGTTTAAACGACATGATAGCTGCCCCGCCCCCCACCCCGCCTCTGCTGGTGTCCGGGGGTCCAGGTTCAGGAAAGTCTCTCTTGCTTTCCAAATG gattgagctgcagcagaagcaaTCCCCCAACACTTTGTTCCTTTATCATTTTGTCGGCCGCCCACTTTCCATAAGCTCTGAGCCAGTTCTCATTATCAAACGCCTCACAGTGAAG TTGCTGCAGCACTTTTGGTCCATTTCTGGTTTATCCATGGATCCCAGTAAGATTTTGGAAGAGTTTCCTCGCTGGCTGGAGAGACTATCTGCACGGCACCAAGGGAACATCATCATTATCATTGACTCCGTCGACCAAATAAAG cAAGCAGAAAGACACATGAAGTGGCTGATCGACCCTCTTCCCGTAAATGTCAGAGTGGTTGTGTCTGTCAATGTGGAGACGTGTCCTCAGGCGTGGAG GTTGTGGCCCACACTTCACTTGGACCCACTTAGTGCCAGAGAAGTCAAGAGTGTAGTCAGTGCAGAGTGTCAAACCACGGATTTCAGGCTCACCAAGGATCAG GAGAAAAAGCTGGAAAGGCACTGCCGCTCTGCATCGACGTGCAACGCGTTATATGTCACACTGTTGGCAAGGATGATCACCAG TTTTCAATCTGGCTGGTCCTCGGAGAAGAGCTTGGAGCAGTGTCTGCAGTGTCAGGACACCTTGTCTCTGTACCGCCTGGCGCTTAAAATGATGTTAAAGTTCCTCAACACAGACAAAGAGAGACACATGATGAAAGAG atGCTGTGCcttgtattttccagccacaacGGAGTGAGCGAATCGGAGGCATTAGATCTTTTCCCAGAGCTAGAGTGGGCCGCTCTGTCCTCTCTGCTCTACCACCTGAACAGACTCTGCATTGTGACTCTCCGCTGTGGACTCATCAGGTTTCAGCACCTGCAG GCTTGTGAAGCTGTGAGGCTGGAGTTCCTAGGTGGAGGAAATGGCTGTGCTTCTTACAGAGAGAAACTAATCCATTActtcaaccagcagctcag CCAGGACTGCGTCACATGGCGAGTTGCAGATGAGCTTCCCTGGCTGTtccagcagcaggaggacaAAGCCAAACTTCAGCTCAGTCTTTTGAACCTCTTTGTCTCCCAAAACCTTTACAAGAG GGGTCATTTCTCTGAGTTGCTGGCTTATTGGCAGTATGTGGGCAAAGACAAAAGCTCCATGGCAACTGAGTACTTTGACTCCCTAAAACGTTACGAGAAGAGCTGTGAAAGCGAGGACAGTATGACAAAGCTTGCAAACCTTTACGAAACTTTAGGTCGGTTTCTCAAAGACCTGGGCCTGCCGAGTCAG gCTGTTGCTCCTTTGCAAAGGTCTCTTGAGATCAGAGAGACAGCCCTGGACCCTGACCATCCCAGTGTCGCACGCTCTCTGCACCAGCTGGCAGGAGTCTATGTCCAGTGGAAGAAGTATGGGAATGCCGAACAGCTGTACAAGCAAGCACTCGAGATAAGCGAGAACGCCTACGGCGCTGAGCATGTTGCTGTGGCACAGGAGCTGGAGTCGCTCGCCATGCTCTACCAGAAGCAaaacaa GTATGAACAAGCTGAGAAACTCAGGAAGAGGTCAGTAAGGATTCGGCAAAAGACAGCGCGACAAAAAGGTCAGATG TATGGATTCACGTTGTTGAGGCGTAGAGCCCTCCAGCTGGAAGAGCTGACCCTGGGGAAAGACTCTGCAGACTGCGCCAAGACGCTCAATGAGCTGGGTGTCCTCTACTACCTCCAAAACAACCTGGA TGCTGCCAAGGTGTTCCTGACTCGCTCTCTGGAGATGCGCCAACGTGTCCTCGGCCCAGATCACCCAGACTGCGCTCAGTCTCTCAACAACCTGGCCGCGCTGCACACAGAACGGAGGGAGTACGAAACGGCCGAGGACATGTACGAGAGGGCACTGGAGATCCGCAGGAAGGCCCTGTCGCCGGACCACCCCTCTCTGGCATACACCGTCAAGCACCTGGCCATGCTCTATAAACGCAGA GGCAAGCTGGAGAAGGCCGTTCCGCTCTATGAGCTGTCTCTGGAAATCAGGGAAAAAAGTTTTGGTCCAAAACACCCGAGCGTGGCCACAGCACTGGTGAACCTCGCTGTTCTCTACTGCCAACTG aagaAGCACAATGAGGCCTTGCCGCTTTATGAGCGGGCACTGAAAGTCTATGAAGATAGTTTGGGCCGCTCACATCCACGGGTCGGAGAAACCCTGAAGAACCTCGCTGTGCTAAG TTATGAGGAAGGTGACTTTGAGAGGGCTGCAGAACTTTACAAGCGTGCGATGGAGATTAAAGAAGCGGAGCCGTCGTTGGTGTGTGGCAACGCTCCGTCACATCATTCCTCCAGCGGAGACACTTTTAGTCTGAAGACGCCTGCTCCTCAACCGCATGCTGCGAGGTGA